Proteins from one Amycolatopsis benzoatilytica AK 16/65 genomic window:
- a CDS encoding SIS domain-containing protein produces the protein MSGTFMADEIASQPRCWRDAANLAAANARLLPAPGTRVAVVGCGTSWFIAQAYAVLREKAGLGETDAFAASEFPLGRAYDQVVAITRSGTTTEVHTLLARLREVMPGTPTTAVTGVPVEIAGVAGAVVDLSSVDERSVVQTRFATTVLAMLRAHLGEDLAPVIAQAERALAEPLPAELVGAEQFSFLGTGWSVGLANEAALKFREACLLWTESYPAFDYRHGPISISEAGRVTWMFGSAPDGLAEEVRRTGGAFVETGLDPMADLVRAQRVAGAIAERKGLNPDNPRSLTRSVVLS, from the coding sequence ATGAGCGGGACTTTCATGGCGGACGAGATCGCGAGCCAGCCGAGGTGCTGGCGGGACGCGGCGAACCTGGCCGCGGCCAACGCGCGGCTCCTGCCGGCCCCGGGCACCCGGGTGGCGGTCGTCGGCTGCGGGACGTCGTGGTTCATCGCGCAGGCGTACGCGGTGCTGCGCGAGAAGGCCGGGCTCGGCGAAACCGATGCCTTCGCGGCTTCGGAGTTCCCCCTCGGGCGTGCCTACGACCAGGTCGTGGCCATCACCCGGTCGGGCACCACGACCGAGGTGCACACTCTGCTGGCCCGGCTGCGCGAGGTCATGCCGGGGACGCCGACCACGGCCGTCACGGGTGTCCCGGTCGAGATCGCCGGCGTCGCGGGCGCGGTGGTCGACCTGTCCTCAGTGGACGAACGTTCGGTCGTGCAGACCCGGTTCGCCACGACGGTGCTCGCCATGCTGCGCGCGCATCTGGGCGAGGACCTCGCTCCGGTGATCGCGCAGGCCGAGCGAGCGCTGGCCGAGCCGCTGCCGGCCGAGCTGGTCGGCGCCGAGCAGTTCAGCTTCCTCGGCACCGGCTGGTCGGTGGGCCTGGCCAACGAGGCGGCGCTGAAGTTCCGCGAGGCATGTCTGCTGTGGACGGAGTCGTACCCGGCGTTCGACTACCGGCACGGCCCGATCAGCATCAGCGAGGCCGGCCGCGTCACCTGGATGTTCGGCAGTGCGCCGGACGGGCTGGCCGAGGAGGTCCGGCGGACCGGGGGAGCGTTCGTCGAGACCGGGCTGGACCCGATGGCGGACCTGGTTCGCGCCCAGCGAGTCGCGGGTGCGATCGCCGAGCGCAAGGGACTGAACCCGGACAACCCGCGGAGCCTCACCCGCTCCGTCGTGCTGAGCTAG